The following are encoded in a window of Thermus hydrothermalis genomic DNA:
- a CDS encoding bifunctional sugar phosphate isomerase/epimerase/4-hydroxyphenylpyruvate dioxygenase family protein translates to MEWAIATCALGGTLEEKLLAIAKAGFRAVEIFEEDLAGFRGTPRELRALAEDLGLRLVALQPLRDYEAMPEPYRSRNLVRAERWFDLMAELGVELTYVCSNTSPLALDDLEQAAADLHALAEKAASRGLRVGYEALAWGRHIRDWPQAFEVVRRADHPHLGLVLDSFHCFVRQNPLESIARLPGEKIFLVQLSDAPNLLMDPLALSRHHRAMPGQGDWPVEAFLQSVLATGYRGPISLEIFNEWFRGANPEQVAQDGLRALKFLFDRLGLLLPPLPKGSPVLGVEFVEIAGEEEDLEDLQNLLRALGFRQEARHPALELCLYRAGQAQVLLHPPEEGDGVREFPSVYGVGLRVGKAAPVAARARELGLSLLPRPQEGLGYAAIQGVGHTRLYLVDGPLLEAYGLVVLGEPQGDALLEVDHFTNVVPRWELYSWLLIYKALFGFQVDPVVEVFDPYGMFYSRSVRSPDGRVRIPVNTSEGMGTAASRFLQRLGHAGIQHVAFRTPDLLAFARRAAQEGFRPLRIPASYYRALAARHGLSPEEVERLQAHQLLYDRTLEGAEFLHLYTPTFRGRFFFEVVERRGGYEAYGAANTAVRLQAQAYELAG, encoded by the coding sequence ATGGAATGGGCCATTGCTACCTGTGCCCTAGGTGGCACCTTGGAGGAGAAGCTCCTCGCCATCGCCAAGGCGGGGTTCCGGGCCGTGGAGATCTTTGAGGAGGACCTAGCGGGGTTCCGGGGAACCCCCAGGGAGCTGCGGGCCCTGGCGGAGGATCTGGGCCTGCGCCTTGTGGCCCTCCAGCCCTTGCGGGACTATGAGGCCATGCCCGAGCCCTACCGGAGCCGCAACCTGGTCCGGGCAGAGCGCTGGTTTGACCTGATGGCCGAGCTCGGGGTAGAGCTCACCTATGTCTGCTCCAACACCTCTCCCCTGGCCCTGGACGACCTAGAACAAGCGGCGGCCGATCTCCACGCCCTAGCCGAGAAGGCCGCTAGCCGGGGTCTTAGGGTGGGATACGAGGCCCTGGCCTGGGGGCGACACATCCGGGACTGGCCCCAGGCCTTTGAGGTGGTGCGCCGGGCAGACCACCCCCACCTCGGCCTCGTTTTGGATAGCTTCCACTGCTTCGTGCGGCAGAACCCCCTGGAGTCCATCGCCCGCTTGCCCGGGGAAAAGATCTTCCTGGTGCAGCTTTCCGATGCTCCTAACCTCCTCATGGACCCCCTGGCCCTAAGCCGCCACCACCGGGCCATGCCGGGGCAAGGGGACTGGCCCGTGGAGGCCTTTTTGCAAAGCGTCCTGGCCACGGGGTATCGGGGCCCTATCTCCTTGGAAATCTTCAACGAGTGGTTCCGGGGCGCAAACCCGGAGCAGGTGGCCCAGGATGGACTCCGCGCCCTCAAATTCCTCTTTGACCGGCTGGGGCTCCTCCTTCCTCCCTTGCCTAAAGGAAGCCCGGTGCTGGGGGTGGAGTTCGTGGAGATCGCCGGCGAGGAGGAAGACCTCGAGGACCTCCAAAACCTCCTCCGGGCCTTGGGCTTCCGGCAGGAGGCCCGCCACCCGGCCCTGGAGCTCTGCCTTTACCGGGCGGGCCAGGCCCAGGTCCTCCTCCACCCCCCCGAGGAAGGGGATGGGGTGCGGGAGTTCCCGTCTGTGTACGGGGTAGGCCTCCGGGTGGGCAAAGCAGCCCCCGTGGCGGCCCGGGCCCGGGAGCTTGGGCTTTCCCTCCTACCCAGGCCCCAGGAGGGCTTAGGCTACGCCGCCATCCAGGGGGTGGGGCATACCCGGCTTTACTTGGTGGATGGCCCTCTACTAGAGGCCTATGGGCTTGTGGTTTTAGGAGAGCCCCAAGGGGATGCCCTCTTGGAGGTGGACCACTTCACCAACGTCGTTCCCCGGTGGGAGCTTTACAGCTGGCTTCTCATCTACAAGGCCCTCTTCGGCTTCCAGGTGGACCCGGTGGTGGAGGTCTTTGACCCCTACGGGATGTTCTACAGCCGCTCCGTGCGCAGCCCCGATGGCCGGGTGCGCATCCCGGTAAACACCTCCGAAGGCATGGGTACGGCGGCTTCCCGCTTCCTGCAAAGACTTGGCCATGCAGGCATCCAACACGTGGCCTTCCGCACCCCTGACCTCTTGGCCTTCGCCCGGCGAGCGGCCCAGGAAGGGTTCCGCCCCTTACGCATTCCCGCCTCCTACTACCGCGCCTTGGCCGCCCGCCACGGCCTTTCGCCGGAGGAGGTAGAGCGGCTTCAGGCCCACCAGCTCCTCTACGACCGCACCCTCGAGGGCGCCGAGTTCCTCCACCTCTACACCCCCACCTTCCGGGGGCGCTTCTTCTTTGAGGTGGTGGAGCGCCGGGGCGGCTACGAGGCCTACGGCGCCGCCAACACCGCGGTGCGCCTCCAGGCCCAGGCCTACGAGCTAGCCGGCTGA
- a CDS encoding zinc-dependent alcohol dehydrogenase: protein MRSWVLKDYRQMALEERPEPAGEGLLLKVVAVGICGSDLSVYKGTPAMRARWRPPLVLGHEVAGLVEEGPSNLVGRPVALYPALACGDCEACQGGKPHLCPKRLHLGFHLSGGLAERIRVPEALAYPLPEGLPLWKGAVAEPLAVTLHAVRLAKPQSGERALVVGGGAMGALAAWLLNALGVRVHLLEPQEQRGQILLSLGLVEVWMQEAGDLSPGVYPLVLDTVGLEATLVQGLRALAPGGRAVVVGLSGLEAPLDLQDLVLREKAILGSYLFTPGEFKEALSLLPQLPESLVRLWPAERADEAFSALLEGRVPEPKVVLVW, encoded by the coding sequence ATGAGGAGTTGGGTCCTGAAGGATTACCGCCAAATGGCCCTGGAGGAGCGCCCGGAACCCGCAGGAGAGGGCCTTCTCCTCAAGGTGGTGGCCGTGGGGATCTGCGGGAGCGACCTTAGCGTGTACAAGGGCACGCCCGCCATGCGGGCTCGGTGGCGTCCACCCCTGGTTCTAGGCCACGAGGTGGCGGGTTTGGTGGAGGAGGGGCCCAGTAACCTTGTGGGCCGCCCAGTGGCCCTCTACCCTGCCCTGGCCTGTGGGGATTGCGAGGCCTGCCAGGGGGGTAAACCCCATCTCTGTCCGAAGCGCCTGCACCTAGGCTTCCACCTGTCTGGAGGGCTAGCGGAGCGCATCCGGGTCCCCGAAGCCCTGGCCTACCCCTTGCCCGAAGGGCTACCTCTCTGGAAGGGGGCCGTGGCGGAGCCCTTGGCCGTGACCCTCCACGCCGTGAGGCTCGCCAAGCCCCAAAGCGGGGAAAGGGCGCTCGTGGTGGGAGGTGGGGCCATGGGGGCTTTGGCCGCCTGGCTCCTCAACGCCCTAGGGGTGAGGGTGCACCTCCTGGAACCCCAGGAACAGCGGGGACAGATTCTCCTTTCCCTAGGGCTTGTGGAGGTGTGGATGCAGGAAGCGGGCGACCTCTCTCCTGGCGTCTACCCCTTGGTCCTGGATACGGTGGGCCTCGAGGCCACCCTGGTGCAGGGCCTCCGGGCCCTGGCTCCTGGGGGAAGGGCCGTGGTGGTGGGGCTATCGGGGCTAGAAGCGCCCTTGGACCTTCAGGACCTGGTCCTCCGGGAAAAGGCCATCTTGGGAAGCTACCTCTTCACCCCGGGCGAGTTCAAGGAAGCCCTGTCCCTCCTGCCCCAGCTTCCCGAAAGCCTCGTTCGCCTTTGGCCCGCCGAACGGGCCGATGAAGCCTTTTCAGCCCTCCTGGAAGGCCGGGTTCCCGAACCCAAAGTGGTCCTGGTTTGGTGA
- a CDS encoding tripartite tricarboxylate transporter permease, translating into MSLFSPEVLLAMFLGGLYGAVFGTLPGLTATLALSLFIPFALFLPPEVGLAAIISLCATAIFAGDIGAVMARIPGTPASAAYAEEIHDLGKERSPTFALGLSALASALGSLVGTGLLVVGSLGMAAIARQFSSFEYFWLVLLGVTSGVLAAPHIAKGLVAFALGMLLATVGYDPALGNPRFTFGNVNLLGGINFIVALIGLFGLSEVLYQLLKGPGSSSVQPAPLRGSASLFFLEPLRLILRQRGLFLRSSLLGTFIGFLPGAGSDFAAWIASNFQRLAKGTKETVVLAGASSNNAAVAGTWIPALSLGLPGDTLTAIVLGLFLTLGIRPGPELFARHLDLVVEIYGVFLLASVLIMPLVGYLGSFLVGLASRLPRGVLLGGIAGLSLLGAYAINNNPFDLYVLALLGVLGLLLRLGDYPLGQVVLGMVLGPLLEQHLMVSMIKTHWNVWSFFERPVAMLLALVNLLFLVGLVWLRLRQARRLKAFEALAQREEG; encoded by the coding sequence ATGAGCCTCTTTTCTCCCGAAGTCCTTCTCGCCATGTTCCTCGGGGGTCTCTATGGAGCGGTTTTCGGGACCCTCCCTGGGCTCACCGCCACCTTGGCCCTGAGCCTTTTCATCCCTTTCGCCCTTTTTCTCCCCCCCGAGGTAGGCCTCGCCGCCATCATCAGCCTGTGCGCCACGGCCATCTTTGCCGGGGACATCGGGGCGGTGATGGCCCGCATCCCAGGAACCCCAGCCTCCGCAGCCTACGCCGAAGAGATTCATGACCTGGGCAAGGAGCGGAGCCCTACCTTCGCCCTTGGGCTTTCCGCCCTGGCCTCCGCCTTGGGAAGCCTGGTGGGCACGGGACTCCTCGTGGTGGGGTCCTTGGGAATGGCGGCTATAGCCCGGCAGTTCTCTTCCTTTGAGTACTTTTGGCTCGTCCTCCTAGGGGTCACGAGCGGGGTCCTCGCCGCTCCCCACATCGCCAAGGGGCTGGTGGCCTTTGCCTTGGGGATGCTCCTGGCCACGGTGGGCTACGATCCGGCCCTGGGTAACCCCCGCTTCACCTTCGGCAACGTGAACCTTCTCGGAGGCATCAACTTCATCGTGGCGCTGATCGGCCTCTTCGGTTTAAGCGAGGTGTTGTACCAGCTCCTGAAGGGCCCCGGTTCTTCCAGCGTCCAGCCTGCCCCCCTCAGGGGGTCGGCGTCCCTCTTTTTCCTGGAGCCCCTTCGTCTTATCCTGCGCCAACGCGGTCTCTTTTTGCGCTCTTCCCTCCTAGGCACCTTTATCGGCTTCCTACCGGGGGCGGGCTCCGATTTCGCCGCCTGGATCGCCAGCAATTTCCAGCGCCTGGCCAAGGGAACTAAGGAAACCGTCGTGTTGGCGGGCGCATCCAGCAACAACGCCGCCGTGGCGGGCACCTGGATTCCCGCCCTTTCCTTAGGGCTTCCGGGCGACACCCTCACCGCCATCGTCCTTGGGCTTTTCCTCACCCTGGGCATCCGGCCAGGCCCGGAGCTCTTCGCCCGCCACCTGGATTTGGTGGTGGAGATCTACGGAGTCTTCCTCCTTGCCAGCGTCCTCATCATGCCCTTGGTGGGGTACCTGGGCTCCTTCCTGGTGGGCCTGGCCTCCCGCTTGCCCAGAGGGGTGTTGCTCGGCGGAATCGCCGGGCTCAGCCTCCTTGGAGCCTATGCCATCAACAACAACCCCTTTGACCTCTACGTGCTGGCCCTACTGGGGGTCTTGGGCCTTCTCCTTCGCCTCGGGGACTATCCCCTGGGCCAGGTAGTCTTGGGCATGGTTCTAGGGCCCCTTTTGGAGCAACACCTCATGGTAAGCATGATCAAGACCCACTGGAACGTCTGGAGCTTTTTTGAGCGCCCCGTGGCCATGCTCCTGGCCCTCGTAAACCTGCTCTTCTTGGTGGGCTTGGTCTGGTTGCGGTTGCGGCAGGCCCGACGGTTAAAGGCCTTTGAGGCCCTAGCCCAACGGGAGGAGGGATGA
- a CDS encoding tripartite tricarboxylate transporter TctB family protein — translation MGWGNLVGVLAAGLGTLAWVLSLGLPKAEGPGPELFPRVLGTALVLGGLYLLWEKAEGLRIRLEGAWLRVLFLTLLFLLAPALVPRAGIALATAIAAGVGTLLAGEGWYRALLTALGLWLLAYGVFVRLLGVPA, via the coding sequence ATGGGGTGGGGAAACCTCGTCGGGGTTCTGGCCGCAGGCCTGGGGACGCTCGCCTGGGTGCTTAGCCTAGGGCTTCCCAAGGCGGAGGGGCCGGGCCCCGAACTCTTTCCCCGGGTCCTGGGCACCGCCTTGGTCCTTGGGGGGCTCTACCTGCTTTGGGAAAAGGCGGAAGGACTTCGCATCCGGTTAGAGGGAGCGTGGCTCCGCGTCCTCTTTCTGACCCTTCTTTTTCTCCTGGCTCCCGCCCTGGTGCCCCGTGCGGGCATCGCCCTGGCCACGGCCATCGCCGCCGGGGTAGGAACCCTTCTAGCGGGTGAAGGCTGGTACAGGGCTTTGTTGACCGCCCTGGGTTTGTGGCTCTTGGCCTACGGGGTTTTTGTCCGCTTGCTGGGGGTACCGGCATGA
- a CDS encoding tripartite tricarboxylate transporter substrate binding protein encodes MLQRRRVLKWLLGTTGALAMGKVWAQRYPSRPITLIVPWSPGGSTDLTARALAPVLERILKVPVQVVNRTGGGGAVGHGAIAQARPDGYTIGIITLEVVLPPWVAQTKISADMFSPISLLVLNPVAVVVRQDAPWKTIQELIQDIRQNPGKYKASGTAKWGSYDFARLGFLWKLGLKDEALPWVPAQGAAAALQELVAGGVNVAFVAIGEAANLVRSGQARYLAFMTDSRFPAFPDVPTLKEVGVDWTFASFLMAAAPKFTLPSVIDVLDKAFAQAVQDPEFVKFMQNANLVIRHLDRKASLAFLQERTRAMNQIVQELGLKF; translated from the coding sequence ATGCTCCAGCGTAGGCGCGTTCTCAAGTGGCTTCTCGGCACCACCGGAGCCCTGGCCATGGGCAAGGTTTGGGCCCAACGCTATCCCTCGCGGCCCATCACCCTCATTGTTCCTTGGTCTCCCGGTGGAAGCACGGACCTCACCGCCCGGGCTTTGGCTCCCGTGTTGGAGCGAATCCTTAAGGTTCCGGTGCAGGTGGTGAACCGCACCGGGGGTGGTGGGGCGGTGGGCCACGGGGCCATCGCCCAGGCCCGGCCTGACGGCTACACCATCGGGATCATTACCCTGGAAGTGGTCTTACCCCCGTGGGTGGCCCAAACAAAAATCAGCGCGGACATGTTCTCTCCCATCTCCCTCCTGGTGCTAAACCCTGTGGCCGTGGTGGTACGCCAGGATGCGCCCTGGAAGACCATCCAGGAACTCATTCAGGATATCCGGCAAAACCCGGGAAAGTACAAGGCTTCGGGCACCGCCAAGTGGGGTTCCTACGATTTTGCCCGCCTAGGCTTCCTTTGGAAGCTCGGCCTCAAGGACGAAGCGCTCCCCTGGGTGCCGGCCCAAGGTGCGGCAGCGGCGCTCCAGGAACTCGTTGCCGGGGGCGTGAACGTGGCCTTCGTGGCCATTGGCGAGGCAGCCAACCTGGTGCGCTCCGGCCAAGCCCGCTACCTCGCCTTCATGACCGACAGCCGCTTCCCGGCCTTCCCGGACGTTCCTACGTTGAAAGAGGTGGGCGTGGACTGGACCTTTGCCTCCTTCCTCATGGCGGCGGCACCCAAGTTCACGCTACCCTCGGTCATTGACGTGCTAGACAAGGCCTTCGCCCAGGCGGTGCAGGATCCCGAGTTCGTAAAATTCATGCAGAACGCTAACCTGGTCATCCGCCACCTGGACCGCAAAGCCAGCCTGGCCTTCCTCCAGGAAAGAACCCGGGCTATGAACCAGATCGTACAGGAGCTAGGCCTGAAGTTCTGA
- a CDS encoding 4-hydroxybenzoate 3-monooxygenase codes for MPAKTDVAIVGAGPAGLLLAHLLYREGIRVVVLEAKTREYLETSPHRIRAGVMEWGTREILLQAGLGEGLLQSGYEHRGIYLAHVGELHRIDFPNLADGWRIWVYGQQYLVRDMIARFLEEGGEIFFEHEVVGLENLTSTPRVRYRTPEGQEAELEATFVVGADGSHSRMRALIPGLTLKEIAYPFAWLGILAEAPPAAEELIYASHPRGFALFSMRSPTLARNYLQVSPGENLEDWPDERIWEELNLRLEGAVPVKPGPLLEKSLTPHRAFVAEPMQHGRVFLAGDAAHVVPPTGAKGMNLAVSDAVALFHALWTFFKKGDEAKLSRYTETCLEHVWQGEYFSYWMTHLLHTHPDPFLEGLRQAELKQVLASEPLQRFLATNYTGQYTTGRWVGSLV; via the coding sequence ATGCCCGCCAAGACGGACGTGGCCATTGTGGGCGCAGGACCTGCCGGCCTTCTCCTCGCCCACCTCCTCTACCGGGAGGGGATTAGGGTGGTGGTCCTCGAGGCCAAGACCCGGGAGTACCTAGAAACCAGTCCCCACCGCATCCGCGCTGGGGTCATGGAATGGGGCACGAGGGAAATCTTGCTCCAGGCGGGTCTCGGGGAAGGACTCCTCCAAAGCGGCTACGAGCACCGAGGGATTTACCTCGCCCATGTGGGGGAGCTACACCGCATAGATTTTCCCAACCTAGCCGATGGGTGGCGCATCTGGGTCTACGGCCAGCAGTACCTCGTACGCGACATGATCGCCCGCTTTTTAGAAGAGGGCGGGGAGATTTTTTTTGAACACGAGGTGGTGGGCCTGGAAAACCTGACGAGCACGCCTAGGGTTCGCTACCGCACCCCTGAGGGGCAAGAGGCGGAGCTAGAAGCCACCTTCGTGGTGGGGGCCGATGGCTCCCATAGCCGCATGCGAGCGCTTATCCCTGGCCTCACCCTTAAAGAAATCGCCTATCCCTTTGCCTGGCTCGGCATCCTGGCGGAGGCCCCGCCGGCAGCGGAGGAACTGATCTACGCCAGCCACCCTCGAGGCTTTGCCCTTTTCTCCATGCGCTCCCCTACCCTGGCCCGGAACTACCTTCAGGTATCTCCCGGGGAAAACCTAGAGGACTGGCCAGACGAACGGATCTGGGAGGAGCTCAACCTGCGCCTGGAGGGGGCAGTTCCGGTAAAGCCGGGTCCGCTTTTGGAAAAGAGCCTCACCCCCCACCGGGCCTTCGTGGCCGAGCCCATGCAGCATGGACGGGTTTTCCTTGCGGGCGATGCCGCCCATGTGGTGCCCCCCACGGGCGCCAAGGGGATGAACCTAGCCGTATCCGATGCCGTGGCCCTGTTCCATGCCCTCTGGACGTTCTTCAAAAAGGGAGATGAGGCCAAACTAAGCCGCTACACGGAAACCTGCTTGGAACACGTGTGGCAGGGGGAGTACTTCTCCTACTGGATGACCCACCTCCTTCACACCCACCCTGACCCCTTCCTCGAGGGCCTCCGCCAAGCCGAACTCAAGCAGGTACTGGCCTCAGAGCCCCTCCAGCGCTTCCTGGCCACCAACTACACAGGGCAATACACCACGGGCCGATGGGTGGGAAGCCTGGTCTAG
- a CDS encoding TRAP transporter large permease, giving the protein MNPTELGLLGILVLLALFALGVPVAFAMALVGLGGMAVLIPLDAAASLAARDVFNQFSSYSLSAITFFVLMGYYASMAGMGEALYRAFYALVGPVRGGLGVATILACSGFASVSGSSAATAAAMGRMALPEMRRYGYDPAFSGATVAAGGALGILIPPSTVFLVYAFLTTQPVGHLFLAGVLPGIVLTLLLAATAYGVALWRPSSAPPAEPLSWGERFRALLGAWQVPLLFVLVVGGLFWGWFSPTQAGAIGAAGSLAFAALNRRLTWAGFVAATAESLRTSIMILTLIAGATLFGRFLVLTRIPFHLADWVEGLPLAPETILFAIVLIFFLGGFFMDSMALITLLVPVFFPVVQKLGFDPIWFGVLVVLTAEMGVITPPVGVNVYVVKAMLPEVPLGSIFRWVMLFLIPLFALVGLLFVFPQLALWLPNWGTLGR; this is encoded by the coding sequence ATGAACCCAACAGAGCTTGGACTGCTAGGGATCCTTGTTCTCCTGGCCCTCTTCGCCTTGGGTGTGCCGGTAGCCTTCGCCATGGCGTTGGTGGGCCTTGGGGGCATGGCGGTGCTCATACCTCTGGATGCGGCCGCCAGCCTGGCCGCCCGCGATGTCTTTAACCAGTTTTCCAGTTATAGCCTTAGCGCCATCACCTTTTTTGTCCTAATGGGCTACTACGCCTCCATGGCGGGCATGGGCGAGGCGCTCTACCGGGCCTTTTATGCCCTGGTGGGGCCTGTGCGGGGAGGGCTAGGTGTGGCCACCATTTTGGCCTGTTCTGGGTTTGCCTCCGTTTCGGGTTCCAGCGCCGCCACCGCTGCTGCCATGGGGCGCATGGCCCTTCCCGAAATGCGGCGCTACGGCTACGATCCCGCCTTTTCCGGGGCCACCGTGGCCGCGGGAGGTGCCTTGGGCATTCTCATCCCCCCTAGCACTGTCTTTCTAGTCTATGCCTTCCTGACCACCCAACCCGTGGGACACCTTTTCTTGGCGGGCGTGCTTCCCGGCATTGTTCTCACCCTTCTTCTGGCAGCCACCGCCTACGGGGTGGCTCTTTGGCGGCCCAGCTCGGCCCCTCCCGCAGAACCCCTGTCCTGGGGGGAACGTTTCCGTGCCCTATTGGGTGCGTGGCAGGTTCCCCTTTTGTTCGTCCTGGTGGTGGGGGGCCTCTTTTGGGGGTGGTTCAGCCCCACCCAAGCAGGGGCGATTGGCGCAGCGGGCTCTTTGGCCTTCGCGGCCCTTAATCGCCGATTGACCTGGGCAGGGTTTGTAGCCGCCACGGCGGAAAGCCTGCGCACGTCCATTATGATTCTCACCCTCATCGCTGGGGCCACCTTGTTTGGCCGCTTTCTCGTCCTCACCCGTATACCCTTTCACCTTGCCGACTGGGTAGAAGGGCTTCCCTTGGCTCCAGAAACCATCCTGTTCGCCATTGTCCTCATCTTCTTCCTGGGAGGGTTTTTCATGGATTCCATGGCCTTGATTACCCTCCTGGTTCCCGTCTTCTTCCCCGTAGTGCAGAAATTGGGCTTTGATCCCATTTGGTTTGGGGTTCTGGTGGTGTTGACTGCGGAGATGGGGGTCATTACGCCCCCGGTGGGGGTGAACGTGTACGTGGTTAAGGCCATGCTGCCCGAGGTGCCCTTGGGAAGCATCTTCCGCTGGGTGATGCTTTTTCTCATCCCCCTTTTTGCTCTGGTTGGGCTTCTTTTCGTCTTTCCCCAATTGGCGCTTTGGCTACCCAACTGGGGAACCCTGGGGAGGTAA
- a CDS encoding TRAP transporter small permease, with the protein MLGTTLWDVIGAKVFKSPLSGATELVSIAQLLAVGAGMGMTLLLGRHIHVEYGLHLLPRPVRGLLSAMGYLLVAIFFAIIALYTWRFAQGLAQSGEVLPGLRTPMYPFAYAFWGLLVLSTLYGLYLFLDQLVKLREHR; encoded by the coding sequence ATGCTTGGCACCACGCTTTGGGACGTCATAGGGGCCAAGGTGTTCAAGTCCCCCTTGAGCGGGGCCACCGAACTGGTAAGCATTGCCCAGCTTTTGGCGGTAGGTGCCGGTATGGGCATGACCCTCCTCTTGGGCCGCCACATCCATGTAGAGTATGGGCTCCACCTCCTTCCCCGCCCGGTCCGGGGACTCCTTAGCGCCATGGGCTACCTTCTGGTTGCTATCTTCTTCGCCATCATCGCCCTCTACACCTGGCGCTTTGCCCAAGGGCTAGCCCAGTCCGGGGAAGTCCTACCGGGCCTTCGTACCCCCATGTATCCGTTCGCCTATGCCTTTTGGGGGCTACTGGTGTTGAGTACCCTCTATGGGCTCTATCTCTTCCTGGATCAACTCGTCAAGCTAAGGGAGCACCGATGA
- a CDS encoding TRAP transporter substrate-binding protein, translated as MRRLSRRQVIKAGLGLLGATASTRFVNVYAQPRTYTLRFANYFPAPAAQSKLIDQFAADVQRLTEGRVRVETYHGGTLLGPAAIYDGVVQGVAHLGITNLAYNFGRFAETEILDLPLGFPNAWVATHVAHEFYERYRPKEWADTVVITLHASPVMEIFSAQKPVRRLEDLKGMTLRGVGYIGRFVEALGATARPIPMPEAYDNVSKRVIDGLMIPYETLVTFRLGEVIRYVTEIWQVGQVHTFYIVANRQAWNGLPQELRDVISNYVKNEFVEKLAAMWNQVDIDGYRYAVKDTKVDVIQLPQEESARFAQVADRLIQDYTRSLAAKGVSEGEVQARLRFIRERIAYWLREQERRGIKSSTGPASVRVQL; from the coding sequence ATGCGCAGGCTAAGCCGCAGACAGGTTATCAAGGCAGGACTCGGACTTTTGGGGGCCACTGCTTCCACGCGCTTTGTAAACGTTTACGCTCAACCCCGCACGTACACGTTGCGCTTTGCCAACTACTTTCCGGCGCCCGCAGCCCAGAGCAAGCTTATAGACCAGTTTGCCGCCGATGTCCAAAGGCTTACCGAGGGGCGCGTGCGCGTGGAAACCTACCATGGCGGGACCCTTTTGGGCCCCGCAGCCATCTACGACGGGGTAGTTCAAGGAGTGGCCCACCTGGGTATCACCAACCTGGCCTATAACTTTGGCCGTTTCGCCGAAACCGAGATCCTGGACCTGCCGCTTGGCTTCCCCAACGCTTGGGTAGCCACCCATGTGGCCCACGAGTTCTACGAGCGGTATCGTCCGAAGGAATGGGCCGACACCGTGGTAATCACCCTGCACGCCTCCCCAGTCATGGAAATCTTCAGCGCACAAAAGCCCGTGCGGCGCCTAGAGGATCTCAAGGGAATGACCCTCCGCGGCGTAGGTTACATTGGCCGGTTCGTAGAAGCCTTGGGTGCCACGGCCCGCCCCATCCCCATGCCGGAGGCCTACGACAACGTCTCCAAAAGGGTCATTGATGGGTTGATGATCCCTTACGAAACCCTCGTCACCTTCCGCCTTGGCGAGGTTATCCGCTACGTCACGGAAATCTGGCAGGTGGGCCAAGTGCACACCTTCTACATCGTGGCTAACCGGCAGGCGTGGAACGGTCTTCCCCAGGAGTTGCGGGACGTGATTAGCAATTACGTAAAGAACGAGTTCGTGGAAAAGCTTGCCGCCATGTGGAATCAAGTGGATATTGATGGCTACCGTTATGCCGTTAAGGACACGAAGGTAGATGTCATACAACTTCCCCAGGAGGAAAGCGCGCGGTTCGCCCAGGTGGCCGACCGCCTTATCCAGGACTACACCCGCAGCCTGGCGGCCAAAGGGGTAAGCGAAGGCGAGGTGCAGGCTCGCCTTCGCTTTATCCGCGAGCGCATTGCCTACTGGTTGCGTGAACAAGAGCGGCGGGGCATCAAGTCCTCCACCGGCCCCGCTTCCGTTCGGGTCCAACTCTAA
- a CDS encoding catechol 2,3-dioxygenase, translating to MEGFDVVQLAHAEILTPNPEGTLWFFTELLGLEVTACEGSSVYLRAYEDWYHHTLKITEAKEAGLGHIAWRTASPEALERRVKALEASGLGKGWIEGDLGHGPAYQFVTPDGHRMELLFEVAYYEAPPEKRSKLKNRPSKRPLRGVPVRRLDHVNCLCSEVTPNRRFFEEVLGFKLREQKVRGEGEELGAWLSVSPLVHEIGLMRDATGSKGRFHHIAFWYGYPQHLMDLADLCVEYDVRIEAGPGKHGTTQAYFMYVFEPGGTRVELFGDTGYLIFDPTWKTVVWDVTNVNDLEKSTIWFGGQLPETFYTYGTPPVAQGVAR from the coding sequence ATGGAAGGGTTTGATGTGGTGCAACTGGCCCATGCAGAGATCCTGACCCCTAACCCCGAAGGCACCTTGTGGTTTTTCACGGAACTTCTGGGCCTCGAGGTCACAGCCTGTGAAGGGAGCTCCGTCTACCTTCGGGCCTACGAGGACTGGTACCACCACACCCTTAAGATCACCGAGGCCAAGGAGGCGGGCCTAGGCCACATCGCCTGGCGGACCGCCTCCCCCGAGGCCTTAGAACGGCGGGTCAAGGCCCTCGAGGCCTCCGGCCTGGGCAAGGGGTGGATAGAAGGGGACTTGGGCCACGGTCCTGCCTACCAGTTCGTCACCCCTGACGGGCACCGGATGGAACTCCTCTTTGAGGTGGCGTACTACGAAGCGCCCCCTGAGAAGCGAAGCAAGCTCAAGAACCGCCCCTCCAAAAGGCCCCTCAGGGGCGTGCCGGTCCGGCGCCTGGACCACGTGAACTGCCTCTGCTCCGAGGTCACGCCCAACCGGCGCTTTTTTGAGGAGGTCCTGGGCTTCAAGCTCCGGGAGCAAAAGGTGCGCGGGGAAGGTGAAGAGCTTGGGGCTTGGCTCTCCGTGAGCCCCCTGGTCCACGAGATCGGCCTCATGCGCGACGCCACGGGTTCCAAGGGGCGCTTCCACCATATCGCCTTCTGGTACGGGTATCCCCAGCACCTGATGGATTTGGCGGATCTGTGCGTGGAGTACGATGTGCGGATTGAGGCGGGGCCGGGCAAGCACGGAACCACCCAGGCCTACTTCATGTACGTCTTTGAGCCGGGGGGAACCCGCGTGGAGCTTTTCGGCGACACCGGCTACCTCATCTTTGACCCTACTTGGAAGACGGTGGTCTGGGACGTGACCAACGTAAACGACCTGGAAAAGAGCACCATCTGGTTTGGGGGGCAGCTTCCGGAAACCTTCTACACCTACGGAACCCCCCCTGTCGCCCAGGGCGTGGCTCGGTGA